The following proteins come from a genomic window of Nautilia profundicola AmH:
- a CDS encoding glycosyltransferase family 9 protein, whose translation MITKIKIFIKYILFNIIDKLIRKNSKVKEKTILLIRLDAIGDYVLFRNFIEVLKNEYKNYKITLVGNVAWKAIAEEFDSEFIDKFIGIDRVKFGKNIVYRYKKLKEITKQDYEIVINPIYSRTFLFDDNIVKVVNAKEKIGSNGDLSNIRKWQKNISDKYYTKLLPAKNEIMFEFYRNKEFFENLLNKKIDIKRPIIKLKEKILSFKLPNNYAILFIGASADFRKWSIENFVEIGKYLKDKYNYEIVVCGGPTDIEEAKKFKNLANYDYIDMVGKTSLIDFLYIIYNGNLMIANETSAPHFAVALEMTNIFVISNGNHFGRFTPYPKEIWPYYYPIYHPEIEKDLDNYKKLSNSYGYGSKLNINNISVEKVKNRISEVLDDENS comes from the coding sequence TTGATAACGAAAATAAAAATTTTTATAAAATATATTTTATTTAATATTATCGATAAGTTAATAAGAAAAAATTCAAAGGTTAAAGAAAAAACAATCTTACTTATCCGTCTTGATGCCATAGGAGATTATGTGTTATTTAGAAATTTTATAGAAGTTTTAAAAAATGAATATAAAAATTATAAAATTACATTAGTTGGAAATGTGGCTTGGAAAGCAATAGCAGAAGAATTTGACAGCGAATTTATAGATAAATTTATAGGGATAGACAGAGTGAAATTCGGGAAAAATATAGTTTACAGATATAAAAAGTTAAAAGAAATAACAAAACAAGATTATGAAATAGTTATAAATCCAATATATAGCAGGACTTTTCTTTTTGACGATAATATTGTGAAAGTAGTAAACGCAAAAGAAAAAATAGGAAGTAATGGAGATTTAAGCAATATAAGAAAATGGCAAAAAAATATAAGCGATAAATATTATACAAAACTTCTACCTGCAAAAAACGAAATAATGTTTGAGTTTTATAGAAACAAAGAGTTTTTTGAAAATTTATTAAATAAAAAAATAGATATTAAAAGGCCTATTATTAAGTTAAAAGAAAAAATATTAAGTTTTAAATTACCAAATAATTATGCTATTTTATTTATAGGTGCAAGTGCTGATTTTAGAAAATGGAGTATTGAAAATTTTGTAGAAATTGGTAAATATCTAAAAGATAAATATAATTATGAGATAGTAGTATGTGGGGGTCCGACAGATATTGAAGAAGCTAAAAAATTTAAAAATTTAGCGAATTATGATTATATAGATATGGTAGGAAAAACTTCATTAATTGATTTTCTTTATATAATCTATAACGGAAATCTAATGATAGCAAATGAAACAAGTGCACCTCATTTTGCGGTTGCGTTAGAGATGACAAATATATTTGTCATCTCTAACGGAAATCATTTTGGTAGATTTACTCCCTATCCAAAAGAAATTTGGCCGTATTATTATCCTATATATCATCCTGAAATTGAGAAAGATTTGGATAATTATAAAAAATTAAGTAATAGCTATGGATATGGGAGTAAATTAAATATTAACAATATTTCAGTGGAAAAAGTTAAAAATCGAATTAGTGAGGTGTTAGATGATGAAAACTCTTGA
- a CDS encoding glycosyltransferase family 4 protein → MRKIKLKYFDRPVINYFNTSFNKKVFISYITSPFKGNVDKSHSNKLEALKIAEIFNAFGYQVDIFNYLNVEQKINLDDYDVFFGIGPLYEKIIKNKLKNKKYIFYATGAYFCFANNAELNRLKKLYERKGVLLNPKRFIKNPTYYALKFSDAIIMTGNDWTKSTFIYSQEIPKYKVPVSVYEVKWKVDFNKDYSKAKKNFLWFGSSGLVHKGLDLCIEVFKDLPDYNLFICGPREDDFFRVYEKELNLPNIHYMGFMDIDSYKFKQIVEKCAFSIFSSCSEGQSGAVLTTMSIGLIPIVTEMVGVDIQNKGFFVTDDIEEIKRKVIKVSKLPNANLQELSKKNIEFINQNHRIKHFEKKMKENLLNILGETNG, encoded by the coding sequence TTGAGAAAAATAAAGTTAAAATATTTCGACAGACCAGTTATTAACTATTTTAATACAAGTTTTAATAAAAAAGTATTTATTTCATATATTACTTCCCCTTTTAAAGGGAATGTAGATAAATCTCATTCTAATAAATTAGAAGCATTAAAAATTGCTGAAATTTTTAATGCGTTTGGTTATCAGGTAGATATTTTTAATTATTTAAATGTAGAGCAAAAAATTAATTTAGATGATTATGATGTTTTTTTTGGTATTGGACCGTTATATGAGAAAATAATAAAAAATAAGCTAAAAAATAAAAAGTATATTTTTTATGCAACAGGTGCTTATTTTTGTTTTGCTAATAATGCTGAATTAAATAGACTAAAAAAATTATATGAGAGAAAAGGAGTATTGTTAAATCCAAAAAGATTTATAAAAAATCCTACTTACTATGCATTAAAATTTAGTGATGCAATTATTATGACAGGAAATGATTGGACAAAAAGCACATTTATATACAGTCAAGAGATTCCAAAATATAAAGTTCCTGTTAGTGTATATGAGGTTAAGTGGAAAGTTGATTTTAATAAGGATTATTCAAAAGCTAAAAAAAACTTTTTGTGGTTTGGTAGTAGTGGCTTGGTTCATAAAGGTCTTGATTTGTGTATAGAAGTATTTAAAGATTTACCTGATTATAATCTCTTTATATGTGGTCCAAGAGAGGATGATTTTTTTAGAGTATATGAAAAAGAATTGAATTTGCCAAATATACATTACATGGGATTTATGGATATTGATTCATATAAGTTTAAGCAGATAGTAGAAAAATGTGCATTTTCTATATTTTCAAGTTGTTCAGAGGGACAAAGTGGCGCAGTTTTAACTACTATGAGTATAGGTTTAATACCAATAGTTACGGAGATGGTAGGTGTAGATATTCAAAATAAAGGATTTTTTGTAACTGATGATATAGAAGAAATAAAAAGAAAAGTTATAAAAGTTTCTAAATTACCTAATGCAAACTTACAAGAACTTTCAAAGAAAAATATTGAATTTATTAATCAAAATCATAGAATAAAGCATTTTGAAAAAAAAATGAAAGAAAATTTATTAAATATTTTAGGAGAAACAAATGGGTGA
- a CDS encoding flippase, with protein sequence MINKIKELFQHQGFKKYFANTSWLFAEKMLRMVVGLFVGIWVARYLGPEQFGRLNYAQAFIGLFSAVAMLGLNSVVVKELVNFPERENEILLNALFMKTLIAVILIIVIFLYYQLNKNYLNFLIMILSFSWVFQVFNVIDMYFQAKVMSKYVVIVNFVSLLISSFLKIFFILIKAPLLYFVILIVFDNFILALGYIYMFYKFKKQISFSCRYIRIKWIKELFTQSWPLMLSGMSFVIYNNIDKIMIQNLLNSYETGIYSAAIRLTNIWQFIPGIIMASLMPYLVEGHKIGNNEFYKRLRIIASILIYFALFLIIIYSLFSKLIFEISFGHKYLAASSIAIILIWANLFIFFNTVWNRWQLIEHNTKIIFYFSITVSILNIILNFILIKLFGVIGAAYALLISLIIGYIVFYVFLDKRVIKLFWEALLLKGVSYKR encoded by the coding sequence GTGATTAATAAAATTAAAGAGTTGTTTCAACATCAAGGCTTTAAAAAATATTTTGCCAATACTTCATGGCTTTTTGCAGAGAAAATGTTAAGAATGGTTGTAGGACTTTTTGTAGGTATTTGGGTAGCGAGGTATTTGGGACCTGAACAATTTGGAAGGTTAAATTATGCACAGGCTTTTATTGGTCTTTTTAGTGCTGTTGCAATGCTAGGATTAAATAGTGTTGTGGTAAAGGAATTAGTTAATTTTCCTGAAAGAGAAAATGAAATATTATTAAATGCTTTATTTATGAAAACTTTAATTGCAGTAATTTTAATAATTGTAATATTTTTATATTATCAATTAAATAAAAATTACTTAAATTTTTTAATAATGATTTTATCTTTTTCATGGGTTTTTCAGGTGTTTAATGTAATAGATATGTATTTTCAAGCGAAAGTAATGAGTAAATATGTTGTAATAGTAAATTTCGTTTCATTGTTGATATCATCTTTTTTAAAGATTTTTTTTATTTTAATAAAAGCTCCTCTATTATATTTTGTTATTTTAATAGTATTTGATAATTTTATTTTAGCACTTGGGTATATTTATATGTTTTATAAATTTAAAAAACAAATTTCTTTTTCGTGTAGATATATTAGAATTAAATGGATAAAAGAACTTTTTACTCAAAGTTGGCCATTAATGTTAAGTGGAATGTCATTTGTAATTTATAATAATATTGATAAGATTATGATACAAAATTTATTAAATAGTTATGAAACTGGTATATATAGTGCAGCAATTAGGCTTACTAATATTTGGCAATTTATTCCGGGTATTATTATGGCTTCTTTAATGCCATATTTAGTAGAAGGTCATAAAATAGGGAATAACGAATTTTATAAAAGACTTAGAATAATAGCTTCAATTTTAATATATTTTGCTTTATTTTTAATTATAATATATAGTTTATTTTCTAAATTAATATTTGAAATTTCATTTGGCCATAAGTATTTGGCAGCAAGTAGTATAGCAATAATTTTAATTTGGGCTAATTTATTTATATTTTTTAATACTGTTTGGAATAGATGGCAATTAATAGAACATAATACAAAAATAATTTTTTATTTTAGTATAACAGTTTCTATATTAAATATTATATTAAATTTTATTCTTATTAAATTGTTTGGGGTAATTGGAGCAGCTTATGCGTTATTGATATCGTTAATAATAGGATATATTGTTTTTTATGTTTTTTTGGATAAAAGGGTTATTAAACTATTTTGGGAAGCACTTTTATTAAAAGGAGTTAGTTATAAAAGATAA
- a CDS encoding GDP-L-fucose synthase family protein yields MNKNSTIVVFGGSGLVGSAIVRKLIEKGYKNIIATIHNRKADLPESVKQIKLNLLNENEVKEFFEKIKPEYVFLAAAKVGGIVANNTYRADFIYENLQIQNNVIYNAYKYNIKKLMFLGSTCIYPKNCPQPIKEEYLLTGELEYTNEPYAIAKIAGIKMCESFNIQYGTNFISVMPTNLYGENDNFDLEKSHVLPALIRKIHLGKCLEEDNWDEIRKDLNKNPIGGFRDEDLGFSKVDGDTSKEDILKVLDYYGIKILKSKTSDLNSVSIEIWGSGKPMREFLYSDDMADACVYLMEKIDIDDIINVNEQVKKTQPSTLNPQSSAHNSHFLNIGTGKDISIKDLAYLIKDVIGYKGEFYFNTSKPDGTMKKVIDVSKLHSLGWKHKVELEEGIKKIYEWYRNS; encoded by the coding sequence AAAATTCTACAATAGTTGTATTTGGCGGCAGCGGATTGGTAGGAAGTGCTATTGTACGGAAACTTATAGAAAAAGGGTATAAAAACATTATTGCCACTATTCATAATAGAAAAGCTGATTTGCCCGAATCTGTAAAACAGATAAAACTTAATTTGTTAAATGAAAACGAAGTGAAAGAATTTTTTGAAAAAATTAAACCGGAATATGTTTTTTTGGCTGCCGCAAAAGTAGGGGGAATAGTTGCAAACAATACTTACAGAGCTGATTTCATATATGAAAATCTCCAAATTCAAAATAATGTAATTTATAATGCTTACAAATACAATATAAAAAAACTTATGTTTCTTGGAAGTACCTGTATATATCCAAAAAACTGTCCTCAGCCTATAAAAGAGGAATATTTGCTTACAGGAGAGCTTGAATATACAAACGAACCGTATGCGATAGCAAAAATAGCCGGTATTAAAATGTGCGAAAGTTTTAATATTCAATATGGTACAAACTTTATTTCAGTAATGCCTACAAACCTTTACGGAGAAAATGATAATTTTGATCTTGAGAAATCTCACGTTTTACCGGCACTTATCAGAAAAATTCATTTAGGTAAATGTTTGGAAGAAGATAACTGGGACGAAATTAGAAAAGATTTAAATAAAAATCCGATAGGAGGATTTAGAGATGAGGATTTAGGTTTTAGCAAAGTAGATGGTGATACATCAAAGGAAGATATATTAAAAGTGTTGGATTATTATGGCATTAAGATTCTAAAATCTAAAACCTCAGACCTCAATTCTGTATCCATTGAAATATGGGGAAGCGGCAAACCTATGAGAGAGTTTTTGTATTCCGATGATATGGCAGATGCCTGTGTATATTTGATGGAGAAAATAGATATTGATGATATAATAAATGTTAATGAACAAGTAAAAAAAACTCAACCCTCAACCCTCAATCCTCAGTCCTCAGCACACAATTCTCATTTCTTAAACATTGGAACAGGAAAAGACATAAGCATAAAAGATCTCGCATATTTAATAAAAGACGTGATTGGATACAAAGGAGAATTTTATTTTAACACTTCAAAACCTGACGGAACTATGAAAAAAGTTATTGATGTCAGTAAACTTCATTCATTAGGATGGAAACATAAAGTAGAACTTGAAGAAGGGATTAAGAAAATTTATGAGTGGTATAGGAATTCGTAA